The following is a genomic window from Paenibacillus thiaminolyticus.
AATTCCCGAGAACGCCATAGGTTTTGGGCTGCGGTATCGGCATTAGCTCTTCCATATAGAAAACTCCTCTGCAATGACGTTAACCAATGTAACGGCAAGCTCTTTCGAATACCGTTAGCGAAGAAAATCGGAATTGGTGAGTTCCTCCCCACTAATCTCCCCAATACGGATGAATTAAATTATCGAATCGGGAAGATCAGCCTCCTGAACATCCCGCGGCGGTATAGGCTTAGTCATCCGGCATTACTTATCGAATACTACGCGAGGGAGTTTAACATACCCAAGCATGAAGCTGTGAACCATGTGAGACGGCTCAGCTATAATTTCCCTTCAAATACTTAACCCAAAGACCGTGTAATTCCGATTCGCTAACTCCAAATATACGTTTATAATCTTCCGGATGCCTAACAAAATCATTTAATTTTTCGTAACCGTACTCGAGAATCAAAAATTCTACAATGGTATAGGAATACGGGTATCCGTGCCTATATACGAATGCAGGTCCGTCTATCTCATCGAAGCTAGGGATTTGACCGCTGGAAATCAAGGGCGGGAGTACTTTGAGGGCATCAAGATCGGTCTGTCCGAAATAATTGGCAAGCCCTTCTTCCAACCACGTAGGCCTTGTACTGTCAATATGCGATAGTATGACGTGTATAAATTCGTGAACGCTCGAATTATACATAGCGGGCCGGTTTTTAGGGGACAGAATAAATAAAGTGTCTTCATTAAAAACACCAAGTGACCAAAAATTCGAAAATTGTCCGAGCGAATAAATGAAATGAATTTGGCTCGGAAATACGATAACCTTCGTTTTCGTCGTTGGCTCCACTTGAAGTGCTTCTGTTACACGTCCATAGTTCTGTTCAAGCCTATTCGCAAGCTGTTCAGCCTCTGCGTAATCCGCTTTAGAGTTGTAAACCATGAAATGCTCTGTTTCAAACTGTTTCTGATAAAAACTTGATAGTAATGAGGATAGATTCACATAAATAAAGCTGGAGGCAATCAGCATCATAACGGGAAGAGCTGCCAGCTTCCATATCTTTTGTGGAAATAGAGGAGCCCCCTTCGTTTTTTTAATTAGCCGATAAGATGCATACACGACAAGGGGTGTCCATAATGCACCGAATAGGGTCATGGCTTTATTGAACTCCCCAATCCAGAAAAATATAAAATAAGATGCTGTAGTCAACAGACAGGTGACACTGCCCGCCAAGCTTGAGCCACTGGATTTCCAGACCCACAACGTAAGCAGACCCGGTATTACTAAATTGGTGATAACCAAATCAATAACCAACATTCAATTGCCCCCGTTTGTAATGGACACTGCTAGCATCTACTCCATCACGACAATGTCGCTCCTATTTTTGAGGCCCTTGCCAGGCCGCTTGCCGACAATGCCCCCTTGATTTAAGTCAATGAACCATCATAACTCTCGGACTACAATCAAATCAATACAGAGTACTAGGAGGTTAATTGATGGTTACTTCAACAATACAACGAACGGATCAGCGAAAGACTGCTCTGGCGGCGGGCATATCGCTTATCATCATGACACTTGCTTCCTTTTTTGCGTATGGATTTGTCCATGCAAGCCTTGTGATACAAGGAGATGCCAGCGCCACATTTCATAACATCATGTCATCAAGTATGCTTTTCAAAGCCGAAATCTTCGGTTGGGTCATCATCCTGATTTGTGACATCGTGGTCGCCTGGGCTTTCTATATTTTCCTGGAGCCCATTCATAAAAGCCTGTCATTGCTCGGCGCGTGCTTCCGGCTTACCTATACGGCTATATTGGGAATCGCCATATTGAATTTAATATTCGTGTTGCTGCTCTCCAACAGTGCAGATTATTTATCGATATCCAACCAACTTCAAGCGCAGGCCATGCTGTATTTAAGAGCTTTTGACTCCATATGGTCGATTGGTTTAATCATTTTTGGCGGGCATTTGCTGATTGTGGGCTATGTGGCCTTGAAATCATGCGGTATACCCAAAATCATTAGTATCTTAATGCTCCTTGCTGGTGCAGGCTACATTCTCATTCACCTATGTAACGTCTTTCTCCCACAATACGATGGGATCAAAACAGTACTCACCTTTGTATTTACCGTGCCCATGATTGCAGGCGAATTGGGCTTTGGGTTATGGATGCTGATCAAAGGCGGGAAAGTCTCAATAACGGCCTGACATTCGCTTACTTATCGTCTTGGTGGACTCGCTTCTTGATTCTGCTCAAAGACTCCGGGGTGATTCCGAGATAACTTGCCAACTGATGTTGGGGCACGCGGTCGATTAAATGCGGTCGTTGCCGTAATAGTGACTTGAAGCGTTCTTCCGGTGTAGAGGCGATAAACGCAGCATATTCATCTTGGACTTGACCGAACTTTTCCTCGATCATCATGCGCGTCATCGATTCCAATTGACCGTATTTGTTATACATGTCCTTTTCAACAGCCAGGTCACCCACGACCAATACCGAGTCTTCAAGACAGGTAAGAGTGTACTCGAATGACTTATCTTGTTTATGCGAATTGAAAATCGAGATGGCTTGCTCTTCGGTGTAGAAATTGGATGTGACCTCTTTTCCCGCTTCATTAATCGAATACTGCCGTACGCATCCCTTCAACACGAAATAACATGTTGTGGGAACATCTCCTTGTCTAAGGAGAACTGTTCCTTTTTTATATTCTTCAACCACGATATCTTCAACGATAGCCCGTTGCTCTTCTTCGTTAAGGGATGTAAATCTAGTCATGTACTTGAACAATATTTCTTTCATGTTTTCTTTCCCTTTCATTTCGCAGATAAAGTCTTCATCTATTCTCCACTTTAGCACGATTTAGAATGCAGTTCACCGTCATTTTTATTATGAATAATACTTGGAAAGAACGAGAATAATTCAAATTAAGCATCCAGCAAAACCCTTTACAACTATAAAAATTAATGAAGATATACAATGTAACTTTAAAAAAATCAAAAAAAATCATTTCAATACAGTCCAATTTCAATTAAACTATAACTGTCTTCATGAGCTCTCAAAAATCAATAAAGACTTAGTCTTCCCCTCCATACAGCAAGCATCGAAAAGAGGAAAGGAAACAGAGAGGGTTGAACAGCTTTCCTTTTTGATACTCGAAAGCCAAATAAGAGACGAACTAGAGAAATTCACATCATCCTACAATCAGTTTCATATACTTACATACGGACTTGATGAGGCATACCAGATATCTGAAATCATACACTATTTGCCTAATCCAAATGATAACATCGCTTACTTCGTTGAGGATCTTTCCGACTTTATCTCCGGAGCTGAGTTAACTGAAGAGGATCGCGATGTAGTGGCACCTGAAATGAACGATGATGTTATGGATCCAGCCGCGTTTGATATCGGGATATATGAGGATGAACAGCAAAATTCATAACTTAACAGAATTGTGTTGGTAAACAAGGAGGGAATAGGCATGTTCATTGGTAAAAATCTAGCCAATTTACGGATCATGCATGGATATTCGCGAAAGCAGCTCTCCGAAATGTTAGGTGTTACAGAACAAGCCGTCTGGCAGTACGAGAACGCTTATACATCTCCGAAAATGCAGATCGTGAACGAGTTAAAACGAATTTTTAGCGTAAAAAGCAAATACTTTTATACGGAAGACATGCTTGCACGGTACATAACGCCTGATAATGTCGACGTAATGAACATCGCATATCGTTCAAAACTGTTGAATGTCATTTCGAAGACGCAGGCAGAAGCGAAGCATGTCGAATATTTAGATACTTTTGTCAACTATGTAACGGCCAAAGTCAGCCTTCCTACCCTAAAAATCATTAGGTTAAGGGACGAGGTTATTGAGTATTTAAATCATACAGAGGACGACAGATCTACTCAAATATATCATGTCGCTCATTTAGCGCGAAAAAGACTCGACTTATCGAATTCTAATAATGATGATCTCATGTTCCTGATCGAAAAGAGCGGAGTGTTCGTTTTTGAGAAGGCAATTGGCGAGGAGATTGATGCTTATAGCCTCTGGACCCAAAACGATCGCCCCTATATCATTCTAGGTAATATGAAACGCTCGGCTGTTCGGAGGAACTTCAATATCGCACATGAACTGGGTCATCTGTTGCTTCATTATCGCCTTGAGTTCGCGAACTTAGACCGGAAAGAGCACAAAATGATTGAGAATGAAGCGGATATATTTGCCGGAGCATTATTACTGCCGGAAGACGACTTCGCACTTGACATGAGGGATGTTTCCCATATCACAAATCCAGATGATTACTTAGATTTGAAAAAGAAATGGAAAACTTCGTTGCAAGTGTTGGGATATAGGGCAGCTAATCTTGGGATCATCGAGCCAAAAGATCATCGGAACTTTTACGCGGCAATGCACCGGAAAGGTTATTTAAAAATTGAACCGCTTGATGATGTCATTCCGATCCAGAAACCAATGAAAATCAAAACAATCATTGACTTTGTTTCCAAAAAGGGGCTCGTAGACATTGGTCAAATGATTGAGGACGATTGGAAAGTGGAAGTATCCTTCTTTCATCATATGACAGGAATTGATCCAAGCTTTTTTAATAAGTACATGACGAGAAACTTAGATTTCGGATTCCAGAATGTTATTAAAATACCTGAGCTGTGAATGAGCAGCATCCCCTTCAAGCCGTCACTCCAAAGAGCCTCAAGATATCATGAGGAAGCGAGTGAGCTTGAAGGGGATATTTTTATGGGATGAATAGTAATCAAGACGAAGGCCGCTTCACTCTTTCTATCTTTTGAACTGTCTACAAAACGGGTTGCAGTTCACTGTGTAGACCAAGCGTCCGCGCTTTTGCCGTACGAATGTCACGGATAAGCTCCGGGTTTTCTACTAAGGACACCCCATAAGAAGGAATCATTTCTTTTATTTTCGGTTCCCACTCTTTCATTTGCTGCGGGAAGCATTTTTCGATGACCTCAAGCATGACGGACACGGCGGTCGAAGCACCCGGAGAAGCACCGAGCAAGGCGGCTATCGATCCATCGGAGGCACTAACCACTTCCGTACCGAATTGAAGCGTCCCTTTACCGCCGGCAACTGTATCTTTGATAACTTGCACACGCTGACCCGCCACCAGCAGATCCCAATCCTCGCTTTTGGCGTTCGGGATAAACTCTCGCAACTCTTCCATGCGCTTTTCCTTCGATAGCATAACTTGCTGGATTAGGTATTTTGTCAACGACAGGTTTTTCGCACCTGCCGCCAACATCGTGAGCACATTATTCGGTTTTACAGAACCTATTAAGTCAAACATGGAACCGGTTTTTAAGAACTTCGGCGAGAAGCCGGCAAACGGCCCAAAGAGCAATGATTTTTGATTACCGATAAATCTGGTGTCAAGATGCGGAACCGACATTGGAGGTGCGCCAACCTTGGCTTTACCATATACTTTGGCATGATGCTGTGCCACTACTTCCGGATTATTGCACACCATAAATAACCCGCTTATCGGGAATCCTCCAATATGTTTTCCTTCAGGAATACCGCATTTTTGAAGTAAAGGAAGACTTCCTCCCCCGCCGCCGATAAAGACAAATTTAGCCGTATGGCGTTCGACTTCGCCTTTATCATTCCGTACTTTCAATTCCCACAAGCCGTCGCTAGTACGATTCATATCCTCAACGCGATGTTTGTAATGGATATCGACGTTTTTATTCTGCAAGTGATCGAATAATATGCGCGTTAAAGCGCCAAAGTTGACATCTGTGCCGGATTCGATTCGTGTTGCCGCTATCGGTTCATTGAAGGTCCGGTCTTTCATAATAAGAGGAATCCAATCCTTCAATTTTGCCGGGTCATCGGAAAATTCCATCCCGTGAAACAAAGGATTGTTTGAGAGCGCTTCAAAACGTTTTTTCAAAAACGCTACATTTTGCTCCCCTTCTACTAAGCTCATATGAGGCAATGGCATGATGAAGTCTTGCGGATTCCGAATCAGATTGCTTTTTACAAGATAAGACCAAAACTGCAGGGAAACCTGAAACTGTTCATTCACTTTTATCGCTTTGCTAATATCGATGGACCCGTCCGGTTTTACGGTTGTGTAGTTCAGTTCGCACAGCGCAGCATGCCCTGTTCCCGCGTTATTCCATTCGTTAGAGCTTTCCTCTCCTGCACTTGCCAGCTTCTCAAACACTGTTATTTCCCAGTACGGCACTAATTCTTTCAACAATGTCCCCAAAGTCGCACTCATGATTCCGGCACCAATTAAGATAACGTCTGTTTCGGTTTGTCTGCTGCTCATTTTTACCGCCCTTATACGCTGATATTTGAAGAAAAGATGTAGGCGCTCCTGCCTGCTCCCCCTTCACAGCAAGCCAGAGTGTGATCGGAATCATACACCTTTTCTAATATTACCTGATCATAGTATACCACTATCATTGAAAGATTAAGTTATTTACTATTATATGACAGTTACAAAGTAAATAAAAGCCAGTAAATTTCGGTGAGGATTTTGCGGTAAAGAATAGGAAACCGCTTACAATTCCACTCTCATCGAATGCATTTGCAGCCGATATAGCTATCAGTCTAGCACTTATTTCGGTGTCGAGCCATATGATAAGCATGCAAGTTACATTATTTTTATAGGAGGAGGACGATTTGTCTTTAGAGAAGTTTGTAGATGCATTACCTATTCCCTCCATCTTAAAACCAATTGATAAACGCGGCGGCATCCCATTCTATGAAGTCACCATGAAACAAGTCAAACAGAAGCTGCATCGCGATTTGCCGCCAACTACCGTGTGGGGCTACAACGGGATGTATCCTGGCCCCACATTCGAAGTTCGAAGAAATGACCCCATTTTGGTTAAGTGGATAAATAAACTGCCGTTTGAACACCTGCTGCCCGTGGATCGAACGATTCATGGAGCAGAACCAGACACCCCTTCTGTCAGGACGGTTGTACATTTGCATGGAGGCCGTGATTGGCCGGAAAATGACGGGTATCCAGAGGCGTGGTTTACGCGAGATTTTAAAAATGTTGGACCGAAATTCGTTCATAAAGTCTATTATTATCCAAACTGTCAACGCCCGGCAACGCTATGGTATCATGACCACGCCATTGGCATCACACGTTTGAATGTGTATGCAGGCCTTGCGGGCTTCTATCTCCTCAGAGATAAAAAAGAGAAAAAGTTGAACCTGCCTAGTGGAAAATTTGAAATTCCGCTCGTCATCCAGGATCGTTCGTTCTATCCAAATGGTGAACTGTTCTATCCTACCCAGCCAGGCCACGAGCCGCCTCCAGCACCACAGCCGCCTCCACCATTAGATCCGACATTGCCAAACCCATCCGTTGTCCCGGAGTTTTTCGGCGACACCGTTCTCGTCAACGGAAAAGTATGGCCATATCTTGAGGTCGAGCCACGGAAATACCGATTCCGCATCCTTAATGGTTCCAATGCTCGGTTTTACCGTATGCGATTGAGTTCTGGCCAAGATTTTGTCCAAATCGGTACAGATGGAGGGCTTCTGAAAAACCCGATCACCGTATCCCAAATCATCCTTGCACCGGCTGAACGAGTCGATATCATTGTCGATTTTTCACACCATAAAGGCCAAAGCATCATCTTAACCAATGACGCCCCAGCCCCATTCCCTGACGGCGACCCGCCTTCTCCGGACCTTGCGCAAATTATGGAATTTCGTGTCAAACAAAGACTCTCCAAGCCTGATAAAAGTGAAATTCCAAACAAGTTGAGTTGCCTGGAACAACTGAACCCTAACGATGCGATAACCGTTAGAAAAAACACCTTAATTGAAAGTACGGATGACTTCGGACGTTTGAAGCTTTTGATAAATAATTTGGAGTGGAATGAGCTGCCGCTTACGGAAACCCCGTACAATGGTACGGTAGAGATTTGGGAACTGTACAATACGACGCCTGACACCCATCCGATGCACGTGCACCTTGTTAATTTTCAAATTTTGAATCGTGCTGAGTTCACGGGCGATCCCAATGGTCCAGACCTGATCGTCGGACCACCGAAGCCACCCGATCCAAGCGAGAGGGGCTGGAAGGATACCGTTCGTGCCAATCCTGGGGAGGTTACCCGTATCATTGCCCGTTTTGGGCCATTTCCAGGAATCTACCCATGGCACTGTCACATCCTGGAACATGAAGACCATGATATGATGAGACCATACGAAGTTCTCGATAATCAGAGCTTTAACCCGTGTGAACCGATCCCCGGAGAATGTTCGGATGAATCATTCTCGCAATGCTTTGACTGCGACACACATCATGAACATGACGAGGATTGAACCAAACACTGCCTATTAGACATGCTATACCATCTTAGGACGTAAGCAAGCTTTAGAGGCCATCCTATGGCGGGATGGCCTTTTCGTTTTAGGCAGGCTTTACGTATCTGTAGAATTCATATCGTTCCCCCAATGAGGTACACCTTCTCCGTTACAGTCCCAGTGATTAACAGGCAACACCCCCATATTTCCTGCATAGTTATAGATCAGCGCGGCAAAAAGCCCCTTCCCAAGAAACACGGAAACGTTGGCCCTAAGTAACGGCATTAAGGAGGTGTTTTCAATGAAGTCGAAATATGTAAAAGAGTTTTTCTTTTTCCCCGATATCTGCATCATGTGCGGAATCTGCCTGGTCAGTTTTGGCTTTCTGATTCCGAACCTGGCAACCATTGGCTCATGGATTGCTTTTGCCATAGGCATGGCCGCTTATGCCGCTACCGAGTATTTCACGCACCGCTTCCTTTTTCACCTAAGAACTCCGAAGAACCCCTTCTTCTTAAAATTACTTAAGCGTTTACATTATGATCATCACTCCAATCCGCATGACCTGCATTTATTGTTTCTGCCTTTGTGGTACACTCTGCCGAATATCCTCATCGCGGGAACCATTGCCTACTTTATTTCAGCAAGCTTCGTGATTGCAAATGCTTTTATCGCTGGCGTGATCCTATTCCTCCTATTTTATGAGTGGAAGCACTATATCGCCCATCGTCCGATTACCCCCGTCTCCCCATGGGGCCGTTGGATGAAGAAAGTCCATTTATGGCATCACTATAAAAATGAAAATTACTGGTACGGCGTGACAAACCCGGTGTTTGATCTCGCATTGGGAACCTTTCAGGATCAAAAAAATGTCGAACTAAGCCAGACGGCCCGCAACCTTGAACAACGCGATAGTAAAAAACTCGACCTGTAAAGAAAAAACAACCCGCCAAACGCCAAAGTTTGCGGGTTGCTTCTATAAGCGGTAATCGAATTTTTCTTCTAAGATAGCCTCACGGAAAATCCAGTTCGTCATCGATGATGCGAAACATTTCCCTAGTCCGTGCCGGGTACCGGGCGTCCAGTTCCTCCCCCTGTTGATTCGGTAAATTTGATAGAATTCATCAACTCGAAGAAGTATTTTGGTTCATGAGTCTGATAGAGATTGAACCATGAATGTAATGTTTCTGGTGCAAATACATCCAGCAC
Proteins encoded in this region:
- a CDS encoding DUF4386 domain-containing protein → MVTSTIQRTDQRKTALAAGISLIIMTLASFFAYGFVHASLVIQGDASATFHNIMSSSMLFKAEIFGWVIILICDIVVAWAFYIFLEPIHKSLSLLGACFRLTYTAILGIAILNLIFVLLLSNSADYLSISNQLQAQAMLYLRAFDSIWSIGLIIFGGHLLIVGYVALKSCGIPKIISILMLLAGAGYILIHLCNVFLPQYDGIKTVLTFVFTVPMIAGELGFGLWMLIKGGKVSITA
- a CDS encoding Crp/Fnr family transcriptional regulator: MKEILFKYMTRFTSLNEEEQRAIVEDIVVEEYKKGTVLLRQGDVPTTCYFVLKGCVRQYSINEAGKEVTSNFYTEEQAISIFNSHKQDKSFEYTLTCLEDSVLVVGDLAVEKDMYNKYGQLESMTRMMIEEKFGQVQDEYAAFIASTPEERFKSLLRQRPHLIDRVPQHQLASYLGITPESLSRIKKRVHQDDK
- a CDS encoding ImmA/IrrE family metallo-endopeptidase; protein product: MFIGKNLANLRIMHGYSRKQLSEMLGVTEQAVWQYENAYTSPKMQIVNELKRIFSVKSKYFYTEDMLARYITPDNVDVMNIAYRSKLLNVISKTQAEAKHVEYLDTFVNYVTAKVSLPTLKIIRLRDEVIEYLNHTEDDRSTQIYHVAHLARKRLDLSNSNNDDLMFLIEKSGVFVFEKAIGEEIDAYSLWTQNDRPYIILGNMKRSAVRRNFNIAHELGHLLLHYRLEFANLDRKEHKMIENEADIFAGALLLPEDDFALDMRDVSHITNPDDYLDLKKKWKTSLQVLGYRAANLGIIEPKDHRNFYAAMHRKGYLKIEPLDDVIPIQKPMKIKTIIDFVSKKGLVDIGQMIEDDWKVEVSFFHHMTGIDPSFFNKYMTRNLDFGFQNVIKIPEL
- the mqo gene encoding malate dehydrogenase (quinone), whose amino-acid sequence is MRAVKMSSRQTETDVILIGAGIMSATLGTLLKELVPYWEITVFEKLASAGEESSNEWNNAGTGHAALCELNYTTVKPDGSIDISKAIKVNEQFQVSLQFWSYLVKSNLIRNPQDFIMPLPHMSLVEGEQNVAFLKKRFEALSNNPLFHGMEFSDDPAKLKDWIPLIMKDRTFNEPIAATRIESGTDVNFGALTRILFDHLQNKNVDIHYKHRVEDMNRTSDGLWELKVRNDKGEVERHTAKFVFIGGGGGSLPLLQKCGIPEGKHIGGFPISGLFMVCNNPEVVAQHHAKVYGKAKVGAPPMSVPHLDTRFIGNQKSLLFGPFAGFSPKFLKTGSMFDLIGSVKPNNVLTMLAAGAKNLSLTKYLIQQVMLSKEKRMEELREFIPNAKSEDWDLLVAGQRVQVIKDTVAGGKGTLQFGTEVVSASDGSIAALLGASPGASTAVSVMLEVIEKCFPQQMKEWEPKIKEMIPSYGVSLVENPELIRDIRTAKARTLGLHSELQPVL
- a CDS encoding multicopper oxidase family protein translates to MSLEKFVDALPIPSILKPIDKRGGIPFYEVTMKQVKQKLHRDLPPTTVWGYNGMYPGPTFEVRRNDPILVKWINKLPFEHLLPVDRTIHGAEPDTPSVRTVVHLHGGRDWPENDGYPEAWFTRDFKNVGPKFVHKVYYYPNCQRPATLWYHDHAIGITRLNVYAGLAGFYLLRDKKEKKLNLPSGKFEIPLVIQDRSFYPNGELFYPTQPGHEPPPAPQPPPPLDPTLPNPSVVPEFFGDTVLVNGKVWPYLEVEPRKYRFRILNGSNARFYRMRLSSGQDFVQIGTDGGLLKNPITVSQIILAPAERVDIIVDFSHHKGQSIILTNDAPAPFPDGDPPSPDLAQIMEFRVKQRLSKPDKSEIPNKLSCLEQLNPNDAITVRKNTLIESTDDFGRLKLLINNLEWNELPLTETPYNGTVEIWELYNTTPDTHPMHVHLVNFQILNRAEFTGDPNGPDLIVGPPKPPDPSERGWKDTVRANPGEVTRIIARFGPFPGIYPWHCHILEHEDHDMMRPYEVLDNQSFNPCEPIPGECSDESFSQCFDCDTHHEHDED
- a CDS encoding sterol desaturase family protein produces the protein MKSKYVKEFFFFPDICIMCGICLVSFGFLIPNLATIGSWIAFAIGMAAYAATEYFTHRFLFHLRTPKNPFFLKLLKRLHYDHHSNPHDLHLLFLPLWYTLPNILIAGTIAYFISASFVIANAFIAGVILFLLFYEWKHYIAHRPITPVSPWGRWMKKVHLWHHYKNENYWYGVTNPVFDLALGTFQDQKNVELSQTARNLEQRDSKKLDL